A genome region from Phoenix dactylifera cultivar Barhee BC4 unplaced genomic scaffold, palm_55x_up_171113_PBpolish2nd_filt_p 000828F, whole genome shotgun sequence includes the following:
- the LOC120107332 gene encoding sugar transport protein 7-like, protein MAGGGGAPAGVKKERAEQYKGRVTPFVVFACLVAAIGGSIFGYDVGISGGVTSMDPFLKQFFPVVYRKKNLESENNYCKYNNQKLAAFTSSLYLAGLAASFVASPVTRKYGRRASILCGGISFLVGASLNAGAVNMAMLLLGRIMLGVGIGFVDQAVPLYLSEMAPAHLRGGLNMLFQLATTLGIFSANMVNYGTEKIRPWGWRLSLGLVAAPALAMTIGGCFLPETPNSLIEQGHVHEGRRVLEKIRGTEQVDAEFEDIVEASELANSIEHPFRNILKRRNRPQLVMAIFMPAFQILTGINSILFYAPVLFRSMGFGGNASLYSSVMTGAVLAASTLVSIATVDRWGRRALLIGGGIQMVLCQVIVAIILGLKFGDEKQLPKDFSIVVVVLFCLFVAAFGWSWGPLGWTVPSEIFPLETRSAGQSITVAVNLFFTFAIAQSFLTLLCSFKFGIFLFFAGWITIMTVFVYFFVPETKGVPIEEMILLWRKHWFWKRMVPPIEGGEFAAELSDIREFM, encoded by the exons atggccGGAGGAGGGGGAGCGCCGGCGGGGGtgaagaaggagagggcggagcAGTACAAGGGGAGGGTCACGCCCTTCGTCGTCTTCGCCTGCCTCGTCGCCGCGATCGGTGGCTCCATCTTCGGCTATGACGTCGGCATCTCAG GTGGAGTGACATCCATGGACCCATTTCTCAAGCAGTTCTTCCCAGTAGTCTACAGGAAGAAGAACCTGGAATCCGAGAACAATTACTGCAAGTATAATAACCAGAAGCTCGCTGCCTTCACGTCTTCTCTCTACCTTGCCGGCCTCGCCGCATCCTTTGTAGCCTCTCCAGTGACCAGAAAGTATGGGCGCAGAGCGAGCATTCTTTGTGGCGGCATTAGTTTCCTCGTCGGGGCTTCCCTTAATGCAGGTGCTGTCAACATGGCAATGCTGCTTCTGGGCCGCATCATGCTTGGCGTCGGAATTGGCTTCGTAGATCAG GCTGTTCCTCTGTACCTCTCCGAAATGGCACCAGCCCACCTTCGTGGCGGCCTCAACATGTTGTTCCAACTGGCGACCACCCTTGGCATCTTCTCAGCCAACATGGTCAACTACGGAACCGAGAAGATCAGGCCATGGGGATGGAGGCTCTCCCTTGGCCTCGTTGCTGCCCCTGCACTTGCAATGACGATAGGAGGCTGCTTCCTCCCTGAAACTCCAAACAGCCTCATCGAACAAGGGCACGTCCACGAAGGGCGGCGTGTCTTAGAGAAGATCAGAGGCACCGAACAAGTGGATGCGGAGTTCGAGGACATCGTCGAGGCCAGCGAGCTAGCAAATTCCATCGAACATCCCTTCAGGAACATCCTGAAGCGAAGAAACCGGCCGCAGTTGGTCATGGCCATCTTCATGCCAGCTTTCCAAATACTCACAGGCATCAACTCCATACTCTTCTATGCACCGGTGCTGTTCCGGAGCATGGGCTTCGGAGGAAATGCTTCGCTCTACTCGTCGGTCATGACCGGTGCAGTGCTCGCAGCCTCGACACTGGTCTCCATTGCAACGGTGGACAGGTGGGGGAGGAGAGCTCTGCTAATTGGTGGGGGAATTCAGATGGTCTTATGCCAG GTCATCGTGGCGATCATACTAGGCCTCAAGTTTGGCGATGAGAAGCAGCTTCCCAAGGACTTCTCGATCGTTGTGGTGGTGCTCTTCTGCCTCTTTGTGGCCGCGTTCGGGTGGTCTTGGGGACCCCTGGGGTGGACCGTGCCCAGCGAAATATTCCCACTGGAAACGCGTTCGGCGGGGCAGAGCATCACGGTGGCCGTCAACCTTTTCTTCACGTTTGCCATCGCCCAGTCCTTTCTCACCCTCCTGTGCTCCTTCAAGTTTGGGATCTTCCTGTTCTTCGCCGGGTGGATCACCATCATGACCGTCTTTGTCTACTTCTTCGTTCCGGAGACCAAAGGGGTGCCCATCGAGGAGATGATACTGCTCTGGAGGAAGCACTGGTTCTGGAAGAGGATGGTGCCGCCGATTGAGGGTGGGGAGTTTGCAGCAGAACTATCCGATATCAGGGAGTTCATGTGA
- the LOC103703661 gene encoding transmembrane 9 superfamily member 11-like, producing MGFASRSGAKMVFFSRFRLWILLSLLVFPSGEGFYLPGSYPHKYLAGDTLSVKVNSLTSIDTEIPFGYYSLPFCKPQEGIKDSAENLGELLMGDRIENSPYRFKMFTNESDILLCRTGPLSTQDFNLLKKRIDEMYQVNLILDNLPAIRYTKKGEYVLRWTGYPVGIRAADTYYVFNHLRLKVLVHKYEETNVAKVMGAGDASDAIPTLDKSGSGSPGWMVVGFEVVPCSFQHDSESIKNLKMYDKYPAKIQCDPTTVGMAIKENQPVVFTYEVSFVESDIKWPSRWDAYLKMEGAKVHWFSILNSLMVIAFLAGIVLVIFLRTVRRDLTRYEELDKEAQAQMNEELSGWKLVVGDVFRAPSHPQLLCVMVGDGVQILGMAVVTILFAALGFMSPASRGTLITGMLFSYMVLGIAAGYVAVRIWKTIRCGDHSGWVSVSWRVSCFFPGIAFLILTMLNFLLWGSHSTGAIPISLFVVLLLLWFCISVPLTLVGGFLGAKAPHIEYPVRTNQIPREIPPQKYPSWLLVLGAGTLPFGTLFIELFFIMSSIWMGRVYYVFGFLFIVLILLVVVCAEVSLVLTYMHLCVEDWKWWWKSFFSSGSVAIYIFLYSVNYLVFDLKSLSGPVSATLYLGYSLFMVIAIMLATGTIGFISSFWFVHYLFSSVKLD from the coding sequence ATGGGTTTTGCTTCGAGATCCGGGGCCAAGATGGTCTTCTTCTCGAGATTTAGGCTCTGGATCTTGTTGTCCTTACTGGTTTTCCCGTCCGGAGAAGGGTTTTACCTCCCCGGGAGCTACCCACACAAGTACCTGGCGGGCGACACCCTGTCGGTGAAGGTGAACTCGCTCACCTCCATCGACACCGAGATCCCCTTCGGCTATTACAGCCTCCCCTTCTGTAAGCCCCAAGAAGGCATCAAGGACAGCGCCGAGAACCTCGGCGAGCTCCTCATGGGCGACCGCATCGAGAACTCCCCCTACCGCTTCAAGATGTTCACCAACGAGTCCGACATCCTCCTCTGCCGAACCGGTCCTTTGTCCACCCAAGACTTCAATCTCCTCAAGAAGAGGATTGATGAGATGTATCaggtgaatctgattcttgataaCCTTCCGGCGATCCGGTATACCAAGAAGGGTGAATACGTTCTCCGGTGGACTGGGTACCCGGTGGGGATCCGGGCCGCCGACACCTACTATGTGTTCAACCACCTAAGGCTCAAAGTCTTGGTGCACAAATACGAGGAAACCAATGTGGCGAAGGTGATGGGCGCTGGGGATGCCTCTGATGCGATCCCAACCTTGGACAAGTCTGGTTCCGGCTCTCCTGGATGGATGGTGGTAGGGTTTGAAGTCGTCCCTTGCAGTTTCCAGCATGACTCAGAGTCCATCAAGAATCTAAAGATGTACGACAAGTACCCAGCAAAGATTCAGTGCGATCCCACGACGGTGGGCATGGCCATTAAAGAAAATCAGCCTGTTGTTTTCACCTATGAGGTCTCCTTTGTGGAGAGTGATATCAAGTGGCCATCTCGATGGGATGCTTACTTGAAGATGGAGGGAGCCAAGGTTCACTGGTTCTCGATCCTCAATTCGCTCATGGTCATTGCCTTCCTTGCTGGAATTGTTCTTGTTATCTTCTTGAGGACTGTCCGGAGGGATTTGACCCGATATGAAGAGCTtgacaaggaggctcaggcgcAGATGAACGAGGAACTCTCAGGATGGAAGCTTGTGGTAGGGGATGTTTTCAGGGCTCCAAGCCATCCACAGCTGCTCTGTGTGATGGTGGGAGACGGAGTTCAGATTCTTGGCATGGCAGTGGTGACCATCTTGTTTGCCGCGCTTGGGTTCATGTCCCCTGCTTCTCGGGGTACTCTTATCACTGGTATGCTGTTCTCCTACATGGTTCTCGGAATTGCTGCTGGTTATGTTGCTGTTAGGATTTGGAAGACTATCAGATGTGGGGATCATTCTGGATGGGTTTCAGTTTCATGGCGTGTTTCTTGCTTCTTTCCTGGTATTGCCTTCTTGATCCTGACCATGCTAAACTTCCTCTTGTGGGGTAGCCATAGCACAGGGGCCATCCCTATTTCTTTGTTTGTCGTGCTGCTCTTGCTTTGGTTCTGCATCTCTGTCCCTCTTACGCTTGTGGGTGGATTCCTCGGGGCCAAAGCTCCCCACATTGAGTACCCAGTGAGAACTAATCAGATCCCACGCGAGATTCCTCCACAAAAATACCCCTCATGGTTGCTGGTTCTAGGTGCTGGGACCCTGCCGTTCGGCACCCTTTTTATTGAGCTCTTCTTCATAATGTCTAGCATTTGGATGGGTCGAGTCTATTATGTCTTCGGCTTTCTCTTTATTGTGTTGATTCTCCTTGTGGTTGTGTGTGCCGAGGTTTCATTGGTCCTCACTTACATGCATCTCTGTGTGGAGGATTGGAAGTGGTGGTGGAAATCCTTCTTCTCATCAGGATCAGTGGCTATATATATCTTCTTGTACTCGGTGAACTATCTTGTGTTTGATCTTAAGAGTTTAAGTGGGCCTGTATCTGCCACTCTCTACCTTGGTTACTCGCTCTTCATGGTTATTGCTATCATGCTTGCAACCGGCACCATTGGATTCATTTCTTCATTTTGGTTCGTGCATTATCTCTTCTCCTCGGTGAAATTAGATTGA
- the LOC120107334 gene encoding inverted formin-2-like — protein MALHLRLRPKTLAPLPSLGRFSSSSSSPPPPPPPADSDSNGGGGGGGDNEDSPPPTSPPYSSLFGDIKERLKSPPAPPRRIPTDPPPPPPLSSPKPGPAASLEEIRKHLAGFRLRSGGGPPPPSGERPPSSPPTISFQELFKNNVLNKTDGGGAGEWGPSEKGARVSFDSIRESLRQFRASPRDQTGPRGFDFKAFQDSLRSPAGEAEKGPSLIGGRETLPESIFGKELREKKGEGDRESKALKTEFVKMYSYDELGEKLRKLRPEEATKGDKDWFSLSELNERLAKLRELEEKETESRMGGVSFRDLRESLVRLKEADATKKANMQRLSTLINLGGQVTPTFKLKPPQEHLLERYFHPDHMSSAEKLKLELKRVRDEFKLSESDCGSARVQVAQLTTKIKHLSAVLHKKDKHSRKGLQEMVQRRKKYLKYLRRTDWDSYRMVLSRLGLRDVPEYKAPEYKS, from the exons ATGGCCCTCCATCTCAGGCTCAGACCCAAAACCCTAGCCCCCCTCCCATCCCTCGGgcgcttctcttcttcctcctcttcccctcctcctccgccgcctccggCGGACTCAGACTCCaatggaggcggcggcggcggcggggacAACGAAGACTCTCCTCCTCCCACCTCTCCGCCTTATTCCTCTTTATTCGGCGACATCAAGGAGAGGCTCAAGTCCCCGCCCGCCCCTCCCCGCCGGATCCCCACCgaccctccgccgccgcctcccctctcctcccccaaACCCGGCCCAGCCGCCTCCCTCGAGGAGATCCGCAAGCACCTTGCCGGATTCCGGCTCCGATCCGGCGGAGGCCCTCCGCCGCCATCCGGCGAGCGCCCCCCGTCGTCTCCGCCCACGATCTCCTTCCAGGAGCTCTTCAAGAACAACGTCCTCAACAAGACCGACGGCGGCGGCGCTGGCGAATGGGGGCCGTCCGAGAAGGGCGCAAGAGTCTCCTTTGACTCCATCAGGGAGAGTTTACGGCAGTTCCGGGCCTCCCCGAGAGACCAGACAGGGCCCCGCGGCTTCGATTTCAAAGCATTTCAGGATAGCTTGAGGAGCCCGGCGGGGGAGGCGGAGAAGGGTCCGTCGCTTATTGGAGGGAGGGAGACGCTGCCAGAGTCTATTTTTGGGAAGGAATTGAGGGAGAAGAAGGGGGAGGGGGACCGAGAGTCGAAGGCGCTGAAGacggagtttgtgaagatgtatAGCTATGACGAGCTGGGCGAGAAGCTCCGGAAGCTGAGGCCGGAGGAAGCCACGAAGGGGGATAAGGATTGGTTCTCACTTAGCGAGTTGAATGAGAGGCTTGCAAAGCTTAGGgagttggaggagaaggagactgAGTCAAGGATGGGAGGGGTCTCCTTCAGGGATCTGCGGGAGAGCCTTGTGAGGCTTAAAGAAGCCGATGCCACTAAAAAGGCCAACA TGCAGAGGCTgtcgaccttgataaatcttggcGGGCAGGTGACTCCAACTTTCAAGCTAAAACCCCCACAGGAGCATTTATTGGAGAGG TATTTCCATCCGGATCACATGTCTTCGGCAGAGAAGTTGAAGTTGGAGCTCAAGAGAGTCAGAGATGAATTTAAGTTGTCCGAGTCAGATTGTGGTTCTGCACGTGTTCAAG TTGCACAACTCACAACCAAAATTAAGCATCTGTCAGCTGTTTTACATAAGAAG GACAAGCATTCAAGAAAGGGTCTCCAAGAGATGGTCCAGAGGAGAAAGAAATACCTCAAGTATCTCCGAAGGacagactgggattcctaccgCATGGTCCTGTCAAGGCTTGGCCTCCGAGATGTGCCGGAGTACAAGGCACCTGAGTATAAGAGCTAA